The Pseudorca crassidens isolate mPseCra1 chromosome 3, mPseCra1.hap1, whole genome shotgun sequence genome includes the window agataatggctgTAATCCTtgttgtgctatacagtatatcctcattgcttatctattttatacatagtagtttgtatatgttaatcccatacccctaatttgtccctcactcttccctctcccctctggtaaccacaagtttgttttctatatctgtgagtctgtttctgttttgcatacacattcatttgtattatttttagatgccacatataagtgatatcatgcactatttgtctttctctgtctggcttatttcactaagcataatattctctaggtccatccatgttgctgcaaatggcaaaatttcattctttttatggttgagcaatattccactgtatatacttaCCACATCTTAATTCAGTCATCCTTTTttaggcacttgggttgcttccatgtattggATATTATAAataggtgcatgtatctttttgaactcaTGCTTTCGTTTTTTCTGGacgtatacccaggagtggaaagctggatcctatggtatttctatttttagattttagatttagattttagatttctatttttagatttttagatccttactgttttccatagtagttgcACCAActtagattcccaccaacagtatatgagtgttcccttttctccacattctctccaacacttgtCATTTACTGTCTTCTGgagaatagccattctgacaggtgggagatgatatctcattgtggttttgatgtgcatgtccctgataattagtgatgctgagcatctttcatgggtctgttggccatctgtgtgtcttctttggaaaaatgtctgttgagGTCCTCTGCCCATTATTCAAGgaggttgtttgctttctttggaGTTTAAATCATATAAATTGAGTTGTATAACTTGAGTTAAAACCTTAAGAGGATGTaagagttctctgtatattttgggtattaaccccttgtcaAATATGTGATTAGATATATCTTccctcattcagtaggttgccttctCAATTTGAtgatagtttcttttgctgtgcagaaaccttttagtttgatgtagtcccattagTTTATTCGTGCTTTTGTGTCCCCTGCCTGCCTTCCCTTCTTGAAATTATCCATTTCTAGACTTGAGGAAATAGCTACATATAGGTACCTTGCGCTCCACATGCCCCATATTGAATTGCATGAATTAGCAATCATGTAAGAAATTTTGACATTGTGTACATTTGTGAAAATTCCTTTCCCTTACTTAAAAATTACacaaaaacatttctttaagaaaaaacaatcttttttgataataaaacctaacagcttaaaaaaattctctttatacTGTGAGTCATTGTTTTAGCTGTTGGGAAGTACAAAGGGCAGGGGTAGAGGTGACTAATacaagtcaatttaaaaaaaatttttaagtaaaaagaaaagaaaaaatggagcatGCAAACCCCATTACTAGAAATAGTTACAGGCAATGGCAGAAGCAATCTATTCCAGAACAGAATTTTCTTTGACAATGTTACGGATGATCAAATACTGCAATGACTCCAGCTTTCTACCAGCAAAGGGCACTTCTACAGTATTCAGCACTACTAGTCAACTTTACAACCAAAAACAAcctataattgtatttttagatATTGCtaatacattatttaatattaaagatactctaatatatttattaaaatactggGGTCTAGATGTgtgttataatttaaaatgtaaggaATTATAAAGTGACAATAAGAGCTTGCCTGGTAGAGTGTACCTGTCTGCATGGTCTAGGACAGTCCCAGTAATCAGTCATTCCTATGAATACTCACGCTACTTTGGATAGAGTACACTACGGCCTCACATCAGTCTATGCCATATTTTGCTGTCAAATGAGTTTTGTACCAAAATTTACACACCAAATTGTAGGTTGCATAAAATTTTGGATTTTAGAATCGCTAAAGGAACTGTAGAATTGTACTCCAAATACTGCTGGTGACTCCTGACAAGTGGGCTTATAGACAATTGTGTCTTTCCATGAATTCAAgggctatttcatttatttgcttaagAGATTAAGTATTTGAAATGACTACTGAAGAAGGGaggatgaaacttaaaagtgaTTTCTTTATTTCCGGTTCTCACTGATTTCATTTCTCATATACactctttaagaaataaaagacaaagtaggAAATTAAAGTACATTAATAAAGACATAGCAGTGTCTACAACACACACCCATGTCATTGCATCCTCTTGTTATGAGCTGTATATTTCCCATGCTCAGGCCTCAATGGAAAAGTTCCGTTTGGGTCTAAAAAAGTAAACTATCACCCTGTGGTCTAACAGATGGGTGGAAAGGATAATTTTTTGCATTCCCTGGGGACCGGCCAGGGTTACATACTGGTTGAGCCACAGCATCCAGGCTGCACAGGTGGCCCATGGAATCCTggcagggaaaggagagaaagggtgAGATTGGGTGGGATGCCAGAAACCAGAGCGATGAGGTGAAGGgtttccaggaaactgctcccgaGGCAGGGAGTCCCCACATTCAGACTCCTGTGAGATTAATCCCAGTGAAGGATTTTGCCCCCAGAAAAATCACAGCAGTTGAGAAATTCTCAGTATAATTGTattgacatttattaagcacttacacTTTGCCTGCCATTGCTCTCTCAGGCCCCGTTTCAAACCCCGGACTGGGTGGACACTCTAGTTCAACTCCGAATGGTAATGAGAAGTCAGGCGCCTTGGGAAGTCGCCAGGTTGGAGTTGGGAAGTGACGCGAGCCTAACCGCTCGAGAATCTGGCCGCAGAAACGCCCCGCCGCAAAAGACAATCCCTAGTTTTCTCCTGTCCGGGGGCCCCAGCGCTCTGGCTGTAGGTCAACTCTGAGGTGGGGGCTGGAAGTCGGCTTTGGGGCGAGCAGGAAGAAGGGACACGCCCAGGAGAGTGCCTGAGGGAGACGGGAGGCTCTGCGCTACCCGAGGCCAATGCTTCTAGATGCGTTTGGAGCGGCGACAGGCGCTGGGGGCCGTGGAGCAACGTGAAGGTGACTGGACGGCCCCACAGATGGACTGGAAGGGCCAGGGTCAGGGCGAGGGCGCAGGAGCGTTCGTCGGGCAAAGCGGAGTTCTCAGGGCTGCTGGCCGCTCTTTGCTGGATGTCTCGGAGCCCAGCACGTGTGACCCAGTTTGGCAACGCCTATGCTGGACCCCTGGCCACCCGGTGTGCCCAAGAGACCCCACCGGCCTCCCCCCGCCCAGCAAATCAGGGGACTGAGGGTCCCTGGTGAGAAGTGGCACCGGCCACCCCGCCCCTGCGTCGGGTCCTTCCCCAAAAGCCaaagtaagagagagaaaggcGTTGGAATTTGGTATAATTTATTAAGTAAGCGAAAGAAAACTTCACAAATGTCTCTGAAGACGAATTCTTCCATGATTGCTGAACGGAGAGGTGTTATTGTAATAACATCTGTCGCAAGGGATCATCCAATGAAGGGTCTCAGCGGAGATGAGGGCTCCTGGGTCCAAAGGCGGCGGGAGAGGCAGCCTAGGGTCTTCCcggccactgcgtgtaggtccgCGGGCACCAGCCTTGGGACGTCCGGTGGTGTCTCTCCAGGCCAGGAGGAGGGCGATGCTCCGGAAGGGTCCCCGCGGTCAGAGGTCGCGGGTTCCAGATGTTGGGTTCCCGATGCCGCAAGACCCGCCCAGGGAAGCTTTGCGGGTGGGCGGCGGCCCCACCTCCTGAGGACGATTGTGGCTCCTGGCGGGTCGTGGGCGTCTTGTCCGGGGCGGGCGGCCCAGCGCTCAGCCTGCAGGTGCTCTGCGCTCGGGGTCGGTGTTTCGGGCAGTGTGGGTGCAGACGCCCGCAGGCGGTAGACAGTTGTTCCCCATTGAAGTCCTCGTCGTCCCCAGAGAGCTGGCCCAGCGTAGGATAGAAAGGGAGCTGCCATTCCTCAGGGTCCGCTAAGCTCAAGATTTGCAGCATCTCTGGTTCCTGGGACTCCTCTGCGGAATCCCAGGCCTCGCGCATGCAGCGGGGGAAGTTCGGCTCCATCGCTTCAGCCCCTGAGAGGAGGAGAAGTTTTCAGGGATCCCTTCCCTGCGAATTTATACCTTCCCGTCCAACTTTTTAGCTGTCCAACCAGAGGATATTAGGATGGGTGGTGTCGTTTTTCTCAGGTTTCAAATTGCTTCAGAAGGCGGGCCCTGAGGAGATTAGGGGAAAATCCAATCATCTTGGATGGAGTTATTCGAAGTTGAATCGATTTTGTTGATTTGATAgaattaaatttttgttgttgtttggtttttttttttttttttttaaagaattacagGTACAGCGACTCTGCCAAGACGAGCTCTTTGGAAGGTTACTCCTTTATGAAAAGTATCCTATGTGCCCGACACTTTTAGTTAACTGTATGTCCATTGATTCTCAGAGCCCTTCTGCTTGGAAAGTACCATCAGATTTTACCCAGATGATCAGAATGAAAAGTTAGTCATCTTTGCATGAAATCACACTGCTGGTCAGACTGACACTCTGATCTTCAATTCTAAGTTAAAATTGCTTCAGACTTCCAGCCAACATGTAGGAGGGGAGGGCTCAAAGTCTAGAGATCTAGATGCAGACTGTTTGGGTACAAGTTCTGTCTATTATTTCTATATGACTCAGctagttacctaacctctcttaTCCTCATGTTTTTGCCTGGATGGTAgctaaaatttaacattttacaaGGTAACTTTTATGATTAAATTCAATAACAAAGGTCATGTAATTAGATATTCCCAGGCAGAAAATAAGTTGTTGaattacaattattattattttcattgtcattcttaGTGACATGATCATGGATATTAAACATAACATCAATgaataacaaactcaaaatgttgtctttttgtgtgtgtttaatctGAATggattgttttttccttcttgtgtCAGATCTATAGTGAAATCGTATTCCCTTACATCCTTCCTGAGCTGTTTCAGACGTTCTGTTTGCAAACATGTCAGTGCCTCTAAGCCTAGACTTCCTTGATCAGTATTTCATCTTCAATGTAACAAAGTCAGTTAAATTCAGAGTTTTTAACAAGCATGTTTTGACAACCTGCCATGGGCAAGCTGCTGTGATGGTGCTGCACAGAGCTGTAGAACTGGGTCCTGCTTTGGCAGAGCTGAATTTTAAGGGGAGAGCAAAGTCACAGTTAAGAGACCATGAGGACACAGCTAAAACTTTTTCCTTATGGAAGTTGATTCTCTGACAGGAAGGAAAACTCTAACGTTTAAGATGACTCCCAGCAAAGCCTGTGTTTTCCATGAGCTGAGGTAAAAAGAAATGGTatcaataaaaatgagaaataaggggacttccatggtgatacagtggttaagaatccacctgccgatgcaggggacatgtgttcgagtcctggtccaggaaggtcccacatgccgtggagcaactaagccggtgcaccacaactacagagcccacgctctagagcccacgagccacagctactgagcctacatgccacaactactgaagcccatgtgcctagagcccgtgctcagcaacaagagaagccattacaatgagaagcccacgcatcacaacgaagagtaggccctgcttgccgtaactagagaaagcccgtacacagcaacgaagaccaaatgcagccaaaattaattaattaattaattttttaaagcagtaactgtaaaaaaaaaaaagagaaataaggaaacagagaaaagagggaagagaatcaaaaccaaaaatgagaaataaggaaCTAAAGAAGATGAAAGTATAGACAATGCAAGAGGCAGAGAGTTGGAAGTTCTGGGCAAGGCAGCCAATAGTGGTGAGTTGAAGGGGTTCATTAGACCAGCATGCAGTGACTGTAACTGACTTGGGGGAATCTAATACAGATATTCAAGACACAAAGCTCTGCTTGGCCGGGTTTAAGGCAAGGACAACAACACTGTTTCCTTTGAAGGCTCAACATGGTGCTAATAGGCCCTGGTGGTGTAGAACCTTCTCAGAAAGTTGTTTGAACACCAGTGGCATTTGGTTTTCCCCACAGAGGTTAGGAGCAGCTAGCCTGTGTTATACACGCAGCAGAAagaagccactacagtgagaaCCAGCAATGCGGTCAGACTGCAGATGACCAATACCAGTCACCAACAAAGGGGGGAACAACTGATTTCAGATAAAGTCTACCCATTACATGTAGTTGGGAGGTCTTAATACTTCTTTTAATCTGTAGAATTTCCccaactcttttattttttttcctttttattttttgaagaaaagcGTATGTCAAGTACAATGTCtcacctatttttttaaagtttcactcATAAACAACCTTTCTGAGCATCAAAAATAGGAAAGTTCCACTGACCGTATAGACCAGCACGGAGCAAACTCATCCTTCAATATTGGGCATGTGAAATAGCAAGATATCTACCAGGTAGCTATTTTCTCAAGACAGGAATGAGGTGATTTCAAGAAGGGAAGGCAGAAAGagtattttatagattccacaaaTAATCATTGAAATGGATGTGAAATAAAGTAGAtggattttagaataaaataagtccatttctttttccacCTATACCAAAAATAAGTTTTGGTCTATTGTTAGGGAAAAGGGTGTCATGAAAGAATATAGATAGATCTGTGAGAAGAGTTAACAAGGACATGTATAGGCAGGGATTGCCTTCTGGTGAGAGAGTCAGGGACAGTCTTAGTGTGGGGAAAATATTCTCAGGGATCCTAACTATATGGTTCAAAAAATGGGTTCCTTTTCCTGCAGGTTGTGATTCCAGTTTTGGGGTGAGGAGGTCTTGCCTATGGattgtcttcttatttttttaaaataaatttattttattttatttatttttagctgtgttgggtcttcattgctgcgcgcgggctttctctagttgtggcgagtgggggctgctctttgttgtggtgtgcgggcttctcattgcggtggcttctctggttgcggagcatgggctctaggcgtgtgggcgtcaatagttgcagcacgctggctcagtagttgtggctctgggctctagagcgcaggctcagtagttgtggcgcacgggcttaggtgctctgcggcatgtgggatcttcccggactagggctcgaacccatgtcccctgcattggcaggaggattcttaaccactgcaccaccagggaagccctggattgtcTTCTTATTGCTAATCTTTTTGCTTTTGAGAAAGAAGTGAAACAAAACGCAGGCTCCTAAGAGGAAAACCACAGTGCTATCTCTCAGCCCTAGCAGCACAATTAGGTGACAGCCACGGGTCCACAATTTTTAAGGGAGAACTGTGGTCTGGAGAGTCTGGGAAACCTGGTTGGCACTGTTTAGTGCACAGGGTCAGTAAACATTCTGATTCTCCTTGGAACCATTATCGTGCCCTGTAAGGAAACGAATTCTAAAGAGGTTCATTTTCTATAGTAGGTCATAAGGTATTCTCAGTaatgataactttaaaaaaattcaatatttagTTTAAATTTTTCCCTTCTGCTGTGTAATTTCCTTCAGTTATCCCAATCCTTCGATAAAAACTGGTACAGCTGTTCAACCTTGTGTGATGATACTTGGTGGGATTAAAGAATGGGCACTAGAAGAAATGCATCCTGAAACAGAGCACCCTTTTTCTGGAACCAGCGCCCAGACAACAGTGTGCTATTGGTGACCATGTCCTGGCATCCAGGGGAAGACCAGCAGTGATGCAAAGTTTTCTTATAGAGGAGCTGGGAATATCCGGGTGGACTGCAGTGGGGACTGTGTGGCTGTGTGTCAATCCAGGAAGAGACATGAGAAAATCCCTTTACACATAGACTTGAGACAGGTAACAAGAAATTGGGAGGCATCTTGATGCTTGACGTACATATTATGATCAAATTCTAAGTCTCAGTTGCAAATTCCCAAGGTAGGCACTTGTGGAAGGAACTGCAGCAGAGCGTTTACATAGGCAAGGCTCTGGAAACCCTGCCCTCTCTCAGCCTAATGGGTGGCTGTGCCTTAGTGCTTTCCCTTCCAACTTGCTTAGAACCACCCTTAGTTGCTACAGTCACAACCTGTCCAGGGCTCAGCCTGGTACATTCAGCCTCTGGGTATCTTTTCAAAGGCATGCCTTCCATTCTACCTCTAAGAGCAGCATAGTTTGGAACTGTGCAATTATgactatcatttatttttaatcttatattgGAAAATCGCCTGTTAACCACAATTTCTGGCTTGCAGAACTGGAATTCTGGGTCAAgagtattcatatatatatatatttgagatttatttatttatttaggctgcactgggtcttcattttgGTGTGCAAGCTCTTGATTGGTGTGTgcaggtttctctagttgcagcgagtgggcttagttatggcatgcgggatgtagttccctgaccagagatcaaacctgggggccccctgcgttgggagctcggagtcttaaccactggaccacaagggaagtccccaaggGTATTCATATTGAAATGCTTAATGCATATTGTCACGTTGGCTTTCCAAAGACCCTTTCAAATTCATTTCTCAAAAGCTGCTTTGGGGAGTTACTAGTTTAGCAATATTAGAACAAATGGAAAAGATTAATACAGACCACTGTGGTAGTCAAAGTTATATGTCATGGTTTcactttacatttctttgatCTTAAGGAGCCCTGGCCCTGGTCCCAGCTCCCCTTTCAGCCACAGAAGCCCCTATACCGCTTCCAGGCCTGACTCTACCCACCCAAATCAATCCACAGGCAGAGAATAGGGAAGCAAGTTTTAATCATTGCTCATAACTGGAATCAACATAAGAAACATGACAATTCTGAGTACAACTGCAAGAAAGCTCCTTAAGACAGTATGGATCCCCTGAAGAGAGATTTCTAATTGAGAGAGCTGTCAGTAATCCAGGAAAAGAGGGACAACTAAGGACTGGTCTGCCCCACAGAGTCCTCCAGGCTCATCCCAGAGCAAGGCGGGGCCCAGGGGAGAAGTCCAGGCCAGGGCATGGGTTGAAGGGGCACCGTGGGCCGGACAGAAGAATGCGACTCCTTTCCTTGCCGAGCTCCACAGGGTTTCAAGCCTCCACAGGGTTTCCGCAGCTTCGGGGTAGGGGATGGGGATCGTCCTGGGCTCCTGGAGGCCATGTGGCCGCGTGTCTGTCGGCCTCCGCTGCTGCGGGCATCTCCTGGCTGTTCAGGCCCGATTGTGCCCTGCGGTGTGTGGCTTCGGCTTCTTCTTGACGGGACTGTCGTTCCACCCCGGGTCAGCCGTTGGCTCCTGGGCTTGTGGGTCTCGCCAGCGTTTGTGGCCGCTCTCCGCCTGGCGACCGTCTGCGTGTCCGGGGCAAGCGCGCCGCGGCAGCCCACATGCACAGTAGTGGGCGTCCCCGCAGAACTGGGGGCTTTGGCAGGAGGGGCGGCTCAGCGCAGGGAAGTTATCcagagcccaggcccaggcctgTTCTCGGTTGAGGCCCGGTGGCATGTGGGGCTCTGGATGCGCCCTCCTCCAGGACAGCTCTTCCCAGGTGTAGTACGCGTGCGGTTCCATGGCTTCAGCCTCCTCCCAGGCCAGACGCGTGGCGGGTCTAAGCAAAGGGGCGAATGATTCAGCCCCATGCTGAGTGTGCCTTTTATAGGGTCTGTCTAGTACGGGAGATCGGAAATCCAAGCCCAGATAAGTGGAGATAGACACTCATTTGCCTTGCAAATTGCCTCGGAGCCTCGCGAGATTAAGGAGAAAACTGCATCTTGCTGGGAGGGGTTTGGTGATGGTGTttagggagggggatgggaggagaggcAGGTCCCTGGGGAGACAGGTCCAGTCCTTGTCTTTTCCattcactggggaaaaaaaactctCTACTCGTCAGGCAAGGCTGACAAATGTCTAGTAATTTAGCTTATTAGAGAGGATTACCTGGTTTCAGAGTTGAGACTCTGAGATGATAGATTCTTGCCAGGACACAAAGCTAAAGGGCAGCTCAAGCACCAATTTTTTAGCAGCAGGAATGTGAATATACACAGCTAAGGAGTAATCCACTCGGATGATGCAGCACGGCGTCCCGTGCTGAAGATCTTGAGGGTCTTCCCGTTCCAGGTGCCGGTGCTCCCGGAGGCGATGTGGTTCCCGCGCACGTTGGCCACATACGTCTGCGACTGGAAAATGGCAGCTTTGGGAACAATCAGACGAGTGGAACAATTCCCTATTTCTGCATAGATTTAGCTTCTTCATTACAGTATCCCTTTCTTTCAGTTTTGGCACTCAGCGAGACTGGACCAGAAGTGAAAAATCAACAGCCAACCATCTTCTGTTGAGTTTTCAATACAGGGGTTAGTAATGCTGGTGGGTTGACATCGATGTGACCGACGACCTGGAGTTCCCGCTTAACCTTCTGATCAGGTCGTTCCCAAACCGTTCTCACACAGTACTGAACACTTCCATATCTCCAGGTGAATGAGGTTACCAAAAGTTCCGATGGACGTTGAAAGCTGAATGGGAATTCATGTTTTCCAGGCTGTAGTAAGACGATGCCGTCGCCGGCCGGGGGCTCGCGCAGGCTCAGGCGCACTGTCAGGTTCTCCATCCCCGAGGCGGCGGCGGGGTCCGCGGCGCCGGCGCTCCGGCCCCAGGCGACGGTGGCGCGGCCCTGGGCCTCCAGGCGCTGCGCGCTCAGGGTCACCGGCTCGGCAACCTCCAGCAGCACGTGCCCAACCACAGCCTCGCCGCTCGAGTCGCAGCCCTTGCGCCTGTCCTCGCACAGCGGCCCTCGGAGCCCACCCCCGCCGCGGACCCCGCCTCGCCGTCCACCCTACCGGGCGACGCCGCCGCGCCAAGGAGGTCGGCACCGGCGCGGGGCCGGGGTCGTGAGCAGAGCGGCGCCGCTATCACAGGCGCCACGCGCACGCCGAGGGCCACTGCGGCCGCTGTGCGGGGCCCGGTGGAGGCCccacaagttattttttttatcccccaataaattattttatgcttAAACTGTTTGAGTTATTCCATTTCTGTTCCtaaaaaccacaaaaagaaatacaacagGGACATCACAGTCAACATTATATTTACTGATTACAATCTTTTTCTCTTAGAAATCTTAGAAGAATGAATCTAGATGTCCTTAATAACATATGTAAatgttcacatttttcttttgctcttcaggATGTTTTGAGAATGGTTGTTTTATATTCATCATGGTTTTTAGATGAGACCATACGgttaaaagatgaaaattctcCCTCAATATTTTATCTTGAAGTTTTACATCTTTCCTTTCTCACACGTCCTTCCATCATGAATTAAATAAACCATTCTAATAAAGACATTTGAATGTCTTTTGTATGTGTTAACCTTTTTAACATAGGGCTCCTGGGACAGGAGCAAGGAGCTTCTCTAATCCCTGCTGGGCATTGAAGTAGCCCAGAGACTGAAGTAGCCCAGAGACTGGGGCATCTGGAGTCTCGTGGTGAGGGGCTGAGCCTAGTGGTAGAGTGAGTGTGGAGGGTTGAAAAACCCCTGAAACTAAAGAGCAAAGTGCAGCTCCTTAGCTAGACCAAGAGGGAAAATTATCTGCGAGAAAGACTTCATGCTTAATCTGGCTCCTTCCTCACCCTAATCACACTCCCAAGACTTAAAGGCTGACTTTGCTTGAGACCAAGTAATAGAGTTCTTTTGCCATTAGCCTTCTGGAAACACCTCACCCTGCCCACTGCCCGCCATAGGGAGGGAAAGTTTTTCTCTAAGTCCATGCTAGTCTCACCTAAGGGTCACTAAGGATGAGAGTTTCTCCTTACCATTCTCCAGCCCAGTTACTTGAAACAAACCATTAAACAGCAGGGCATATGCGATAGAGCTCACAGAGGAAAAGAAGATGTCACTTAGGATAGCAAATGTCATGGAGTGTCACTTTCAAGAGGAGATTTTAAACGCTATGACTGTGTCCTGCTGGCACTCCCTGTCTGGCTCTTCTCTCCTGCTTGCTTTACTGAAGCAGGATAACTTGTGGCTCCCTGCCCCCTGTAGAGGCCCACTTGACAAGGAACTATGGGCAGCTCCTAAGCTGTGTCAGCAAGGAATCTCATCCCAAACAGGTAAAATTCAGTTGTACAGTTTTGTTGAAAGCAAAACACCAATCATCTtgcataaatttcttttctttaaagtttatttaacgAGGTTCACATTcctacaaatgaaaaaatacagaaattaaaacaatagcaTGTATCTTTCATCTTGTTATACAAATTCAGAAGACATTGTACATTGATTTTATCAATGATCTTCACATTGCAGGGTAATACGCATTTCATAAACTGCCAATGGGACTGTACTTAGTGAGGGACTCAGCGCAAATCTCGGGGCTCCTGGCAGCCCTGGGTCTTCCGGGCCACTGAGCGTCGGATCCGCTGCCACCAGCCTTGGGACGTGCG containing:
- the ANXA2R gene encoding annexin-2 receptor — its product is MEPNFPRCMREAWDSAEESQEPEMLQILSLADPEEWQLPFYPTLGQLSGDDEDFNGEQLSTACGRLHPHCPKHRPRAQSTCRLSAGPPAPDKTPTTRQEPQSSSGGGAAAHPQSFPGRVLRHREPNIWNPRPLTAGTLPEHRPPPGLERHHRTSQGWCPRTYTQWPGRP